A region of Nostoc sp. 'Peltigera membranacea cyanobiont' N6 DNA encodes the following proteins:
- a CDS encoding glycoside hydrolase family 19 protein: MSCTIGSSYIVKSGDTLFVIAQQQLGDGNRWYELKKPDGSPLTDADVANLQIGQEICIPNGSVTPPPPPLPPIGKGFASIVSQQTFEALFPNRNGFYSYDGLVIATQKYPSFCNEGSDEECRREAAAFLANVAQETGFLQYIEELNTAVWGSYCDPTTYPCVQGKTYHGRGPIQLSWNYNYATCGAALGIDLLNNPDLVSTDSAISFMTALWFWMTSCHNAIRNSGFGMTISIINGGIECGPNASPQGRQEAQNRINFYQDFCQRLGVSPGENLSC; the protein is encoded by the coding sequence ATGTCTTGTACAATCGGTAGTTCATATATTGTTAAGTCTGGAGACACGCTTTTTGTTATTGCCCAACAACAATTAGGTGATGGCAACCGTTGGTATGAACTCAAAAAACCAGATGGAAGTCCCTTAACAGACGCGGATGTGGCAAATTTACAGATAGGTCAAGAAATCTGCATTCCTAACGGGTCTGTCACTCCACCACCGCCACCCCTTCCCCCAATAGGCAAGGGTTTCGCAAGTATTGTATCGCAGCAAACCTTCGAGGCTCTATTCCCAAACCGAAATGGTTTTTACTCCTACGACGGTCTAGTGATCGCTACGCAGAAATACCCAAGCTTCTGCAATGAAGGATCGGACGAAGAATGCAGACGTGAGGCGGCTGCCTTCCTAGCAAATGTTGCCCAAGAGACGGGTTTTTTACAATACATTGAGGAACTGAACACAGCAGTATGGGGTAGCTATTGCGATCCTACAACCTATCCGTGTGTGCAGGGTAAAACCTATCACGGTCGCGGACCGATCCAGTTGTCGTGGAACTACAACTATGCTACATGCGGGGCGGCTCTTGGTATTGATCTGCTCAATAACCCGGATTTGGTCTCAACAGATAGCGCTATTTCCTTCATGACCGCCCTGTGGTTCTGGATGACATCATGCCACAATGCTATCCGCAACTCCGGTTTCGGCATGACAATCTCCATCATCAATGGTGGCATCGAATGTGGACCGAATGCGTCCCCACAAGGTAGACAAGAAGCCCAAAATCGAATCAATTTTTATCAGGATTTTTGCCAGAGGTTGGGAGTTTCACCAGGCGAAAATCTTTCCTGCTAA
- a CDS encoding 3D domain-containing protein, whose protein sequence is MGTAIIGNKIDIFVDSVQEAINLGVQSVTAIL, encoded by the coding sequence ATAGGTACGGCAATAATAGGTAATAAGATTGACATCTTTGTTGATAGCGTTCAAGAAGCAATCAATCTAGGTGTACAGTCTGTCACAGCAATTTTGTAA
- a CDS encoding malectin domain-containing carbohydrate-binding protein, whose translation MVNSIRINAGGGAIGSYGADAYYSGGQSASSKTLVDAKGVYYPANQEVYQTERYGTFTYTFTDLTPNAIHIVKLHFNEHFWDSVDKRKFNAAINGTQILWNYDIFSQAGGINKAIVEEFVVTSDTGGQIVVNFTPGAADQPTVSGFEINQGTRPHNNMLLGCFPGYANINDIESWLGKKHAVQVMFTSWDPNSKEQAFTTMNHIWDSGSVPVVTWEVFTDDKNRYAPANIDALIANGSHDSYLNDWADTMKSFLAGAGGVYGDADDRRVYLRFAHEMNGDWYPWSASYKDSQNTPTDYINMWQHVWTVFKNKGIDSNHLQWLWTPMNTDVGNPLHKAESYWPGDAYVDWVGIDAYNWGTGQSWSNWTPPVALLDDMINRLSGYGKAIAIPEWGTTSENYGSNNVGAKGQWIVEMFDYLSVKPQIKMLCYFNIDKETDWAIFGGGRGDSTYTIGSTVHHVYSIYKARVGADYIIPGNNSPQQITDAQFKGL comes from the coding sequence ATGGTGAACTCAATTCGTATCAATGCTGGTGGAGGAGCGATCGGAAGCTATGGTGCAGATGCCTACTACAGTGGCGGTCAAAGTGCGTCGAGCAAGACTCTCGTCGATGCTAAGGGCGTCTATTACCCAGCAAACCAAGAAGTTTATCAGACCGAACGTTACGGCACCTTCACTTACACCTTTACGGATCTGACTCCCAACGCCATCCATATTGTTAAGCTTCACTTTAACGAACACTTCTGGGACTCGGTTGACAAGCGCAAATTTAACGCTGCGATTAACGGCACGCAAATCCTATGGAATTATGATATTTTCTCCCAAGCTGGCGGCATCAATAAGGCGATCGTTGAAGAATTTGTAGTGACCTCAGATACCGGAGGGCAGATTGTCGTGAACTTCACGCCAGGTGCTGCTGATCAGCCCACAGTCAGCGGCTTTGAAATCAACCAAGGCACCCGCCCGCACAACAATATGCTTTTGGGTTGCTTCCCCGGCTATGCCAATATCAACGACATAGAATCCTGGTTAGGTAAAAAGCACGCCGTGCAGGTTATGTTTACAAGCTGGGACCCGAACAGCAAGGAGCAGGCTTTCACGACGATGAACCATATTTGGGATAGTGGAAGTGTACCTGTGGTCACATGGGAAGTCTTCACCGATGACAAAAATCGCTATGCCCCAGCGAATATCGATGCCCTAATCGCCAACGGCAGTCACGATAGCTATTTGAATGACTGGGCTGACACCATGAAGAGCTTCCTGGCGGGTGCTGGCGGCGTATACGGCGATGCTGATGACCGCCGCGTCTACTTGCGGTTTGCCCATGAGATGAACGGCGACTGGTATCCCTGGTCTGCCAGCTATAAAGACTCCCAGAACACGCCCACCGATTATATCAATATGTGGCAGCATGTTTGGACGGTCTTCAAAAATAAAGGCATCGACAGTAATCATTTGCAGTGGCTCTGGACACCCATGAATACCGATGTAGGCAACCCGCTCCACAAGGCTGAGTCTTACTGGCCGGGCGATGCCTATGTTGATTGGGTCGGCATTGACGCTTACAACTGGGGCACCGGCCAGTCTTGGTCAAACTGGACACCTCCTGTCGCGTTGCTAGACGACATGATTAACCGCCTCTCCGGCTACGGCAAGGCGATCGCGATTCCAGAGTGGGGCACAACGAGTGAAAACTACGGCAGCAACAATGTTGGCGCGAAGGGTCAGTGGATTGTTGAGATGTTCGACTACCTCTCGGTCAAACCCCAAATCAAGATGCTTTGTTACTTCAACATTGATAAAGAGACTGACTGGGCTATTTTTGGCGGAGGTCGCGGCGACAGCACCTATACCATAGGCTCCACCGTCCATCATGTCTACTCTATCTACAAAGCACGAGTCGGTGCAGACTACATTATCCCAGGCAACAACAGTCCCCAACAAATAACAGATGCCCAGTTCAAAGGACTGTAA
- a CDS encoding LysM peptidoglycan-binding domain-containing protein: MSCTLGNSYIVKSGDTLFIIAQQQLDDGERWHEILKPDGIPFTDGDASNLQVGQEICIPGSTPLPPPSGKQINLEARFYSMEETNCHLPASGVHGVTLQAALAFQLQSQCQGESVGRLQCAVDPNVIPLLTNFTLGFGMVGKFLPLP, translated from the coding sequence ATGTCTTGTACACTCGGTAATTCATATATTGTCAAGTCGGGAGACACGCTTTTTATCATTGCCCAACAACAATTAGATGATGGTGAACGCTGGCATGAGATTCTCAAACCAGATGGCATCCCATTTACAGACGGGGATGCTTCTAATTTGCAAGTGGGTCAAGAAATATGCATTCCAGGGTCTACTCCTTTACCTCCTCCCTCCGGGAAGCAAATAAATCTAGAAGCCAGATTTTACAGTATGGAGGAAACGAATTGCCATCTACCTGCCTCCGGCGTGCATGGCGTAACATTGCAAGCAGCACTTGCTTTTCAATTGCAATCACAATGCCAAGGTGAAAGCGTTGGACGTTTACAGTGTGCAGTAGACCCAAATGTGATTCCCCTGTTAACAAATTTTACCTTGGGCTTTGGGATGGTAGGCAAGTTCCTGCCGCTGCCCTAG
- a CDS encoding glycosyl hydrolase family 28-related protein, whose protein sequence is MSCTLGNSYIVMAGDTLFLIAQQKLGDGNRWREIKKPDGTPYTDADASNLQVGQEMCIPNATFAPAVAGPTTMPYDEIQAENADHNGTVIDGRNNRTYPGLANEAIERRAVKLDTVGQYVEFTIPRDANSVIVRYAIPDSADGTGLTTPIGLYINGEKQPDLILTSKYSWIYGTYPFNNNPGDIRPHHFYDEANRLTPQMSADDKVRIQVESNSTAPWYIIDLVDFEQVAPACVMPEGYLSLTADFGADPSGVQDSTTAFQNALDASSSQRRGLWIPPGEYKVSTWLQVRDSVTLKGAGIWYSKIHFVAQTGNNAGLMGPWNTGTSAQNVNFSDFAIWGEVTQRVDNDQLNGIGGAYSNSTFTNLWIEHSKCGMWLDGPFDKLTISNVRVRNQQADGINFHRQVTNSTVTQSFFRNTGDDALAMWNEGGGGFNTFSFNRVEIPVLANGIAIYGGESNVVTDNYVADQQAEGGGIHVGNRFPGSKPISGTTVIARNAIVRAGSQDHYNGWNFGTGALWFYALDADMTGVINVEDNQIIDSNYEAIHFIGSNVTNVTLNRNQIIGAGTYAMEIRCAGTMTISNTTATGLGHGAILNCRTDFAIADGGGNGDWITQTPVCPDPYPTPIYVSVESSELEQLSAVSTSK, encoded by the coding sequence ATGTCTTGTACACTCGGTAATTCATACATTGTTATGGCAGGAGATACCCTTTTTCTTATTGCCCAACAAAAATTAGGTGATGGGAACCGCTGGCGTGAAATTAAAAAACCAGATGGTACTCCCTACACAGACGCGGATGCCTCGAATTTACAGGTTGGTCAGGAAATGTGCATTCCTAACGCCACTTTTGCACCAGCCGTTGCAGGCCCCACCACCATGCCCTATGATGAAATTCAAGCTGAAAATGCCGACCACAACGGCACGGTAATTGATGGACGCAATAACCGTACTTATCCAGGGTTGGCAAATGAAGCAATTGAACGTCGCGCCGTGAAACTCGATACCGTAGGGCAATATGTCGAGTTCACCATACCACGCGATGCAAACTCAGTCATCGTCCGTTACGCCATTCCCGACTCAGCCGATGGTACAGGGCTAACAACACCCATCGGCTTGTACATCAACGGTGAAAAACAACCCGACCTAATCTTGACATCGAAATACAGTTGGATTTACGGTACCTATCCATTCAATAACAATCCCGGCGACATCAGACCGCATCACTTTTATGATGAGGCAAATCGGCTAACACCACAGATGTCTGCGGACGACAAGGTTCGGATTCAGGTGGAGTCAAATAGTACCGCGCCCTGGTACATCATTGACCTAGTTGACTTTGAGCAAGTAGCACCTGCTTGTGTGATGCCAGAGGGATATCTCTCGCTGACCGCTGATTTTGGTGCAGATCCGTCCGGCGTACAGGATTCCACTACTGCTTTCCAAAATGCGCTTGATGCATCATCAAGTCAGCGTCGGGGATTATGGATTCCGCCTGGCGAGTACAAAGTTAGCACTTGGCTACAGGTACGCGACAGCGTAACACTCAAGGGTGCGGGTATCTGGTATTCCAAGATTCACTTTGTGGCGCAGACGGGTAATAATGCCGGACTTATGGGGCCTTGGAATACAGGGACATCTGCACAAAATGTCAACTTTTCGGATTTTGCAATTTGGGGCGAAGTTACCCAGCGCGTCGATAACGACCAGCTCAACGGTATCGGCGGCGCCTACTCGAACTCAACGTTTACAAACCTGTGGATAGAGCATAGCAAGTGTGGTATGTGGCTGGACGGGCCATTTGACAAGCTGACAATCAGCAATGTCCGAGTCCGTAATCAGCAAGCAGACGGGATCAATTTCCACAGACAAGTCACCAATTCCACTGTTACACAGTCATTTTTCCGCAACACAGGCGATGATGCCCTCGCAATGTGGAACGAAGGAGGTGGCGGTTTCAACACCTTTTCGTTCAACCGCGTTGAAATACCAGTGCTGGCAAACGGAATCGCCATCTATGGGGGTGAATCTAACGTCGTCACCGATAACTACGTCGCTGACCAGCAGGCTGAAGGGGGTGGTATCCACGTCGGCAACCGCTTCCCCGGAAGTAAACCAATCAGCGGCACAACGGTAATTGCCCGCAACGCGATCGTTCGTGCTGGTTCACAGGATCACTACAATGGCTGGAATTTTGGTACGGGAGCGCTGTGGTTCTACGCCCTTGACGCAGACATGACGGGCGTTATCAATGTTGAAGATAATCAAATTATCGACAGCAACTATGAAGCGATTCATTTCATTGGCAGTAACGTTACCAATGTAACCCTCAACCGTAATCAGATTATCGGTGCTGGTACTTACGCAATGGAAATCCGTTGTGCAGGTACAATGACAATCAGCAATACAACGGCAACAGGACTCGGACACGGCGCTATTCTCAACTGCCGAACAGACTTTGCGATCGCTGACGGTGGCGGTAACGGTGACTGGATTACTCAAACACCAGTCTGCCCTGACCCTTATCCAACCCCAATTTATGTTTCGGTAGAATCATCTGAACTTGAACAATTATCAGCAGTATCCACAAGTAAGTAG
- a CDS encoding 3D domain-containing protein, with translation MCSRPKCDSPVNKFYLGLWDGRQVPAAALDIGTAIIGQKIDIFVDSVEEAINLGVQSVTAIL, from the coding sequence GTGTGCAGTAGACCCAAATGTGATTCCCCTGTTAACAAATTTTACCTTGGGCTTTGGGATGGTAGGCAAGTTCCTGCCGCTGCCCTAGATATCGGTACGGCAATTATCGGTCAAAAGATTGACATCTTTGTTGATAGCGTTGAAGAAGCAATCAATCTAGGTGTCCAGTCTGTTACAGCAATTTTGTAA
- a CDS encoding AAA-like domain-containing protein: protein MNLDSLFEIVDRLLIESHNRPLNSTENLILRGIWQYKTYNQIAIEAGYSPGYFTNVVAPELFGRLSEVIGQRVTKKNCQVLLESYAMIEAAPNTKLLKQDLTQFSPTINQDTSPSYPSGSVPLASPFYLKRSYLEEQIYQEIKKPGALIRIKAPREMGKTSLSLRILDYAKHQGYCTISLNLEQVEQTILSDLNQLLRWLCANIARQLQLQPMLDEYWDEDLGSKVSCTVYFQEYLLESINTPLILALDEVNHIFEHPQVAKDFLPLLRSWYEEAKRLPIWQKLRLVVVHSTDIYVPLELNQSPFNVGLPIQLDNFSQEEVQQLAQRYGLNWTDGEGARQLMAMVGGHPALVNLALYHLSRNEVTLSQLLETAPTASKIYSNHLQRHWATLQKQPELAQAFDNVLNANEAIFLNPILTHKLSSMGLIKLSGSEAITSCELYRRFFTKKEQHLALQNQNMN from the coding sequence ATGAACCTTGATAGTCTGTTTGAGATTGTTGATCGCCTGCTAATTGAGAGCCACAATCGCCCCCTTAATTCCACCGAAAATCTGATTCTGCGTGGGATTTGGCAGTATAAAACTTATAACCAAATAGCTATAGAGGCAGGTTATAGTCCTGGCTACTTTACCAATGTTGTTGCTCCAGAGTTATTTGGGCGACTCTCTGAGGTCATTGGCCAGCGCGTGACCAAGAAAAACTGTCAGGTGCTGCTGGAATCTTATGCCATGATTGAAGCAGCTCCAAATACAAAACTTTTGAAACAAGACCTGACGCAATTTTCCCCCACAATTAATCAGGATACGTCACCTTCCTACCCCAGTGGCTCAGTTCCTCTCGCCTCTCCCTTTTACCTCAAACGTTCTTACCTTGAGGAGCAAATCTATCAAGAAATTAAGAAACCAGGAGCGTTAATCAGGATCAAAGCTCCCAGAGAAATGGGCAAAACTTCACTGTCGCTGAGGATTCTTGACTATGCCAAGCACCAGGGTTACTGCACTATCAGCTTGAATCTAGAACAAGTCGAGCAGACAATTCTGAGCGACTTGAATCAACTTTTGCGCTGGTTGTGTGCCAATATCGCCCGCCAGCTTCAGCTTCAACCAATGTTAGACGAGTATTGGGATGAAGATTTGGGAAGTAAAGTTAGCTGCACCGTCTACTTTCAAGAATATCTACTAGAGTCAATTAATACTCCCCTGATCTTGGCGTTGGATGAAGTGAACCATATTTTCGAGCATCCCCAAGTAGCGAAGGATTTTCTACCTCTGTTGCGTTCTTGGTACGAAGAAGCGAAAAGACTGCCCATTTGGCAAAAGCTTCGTTTAGTCGTTGTTCACTCAACAGATATTTATGTTCCTCTTGAACTTAATCAGTCTCCTTTCAATGTAGGATTACCGATTCAGTTAGACAACTTTAGCCAAGAAGAGGTACAACAGTTAGCCCAACGCTATGGACTCAATTGGACAGATGGAGAAGGAGCTAGACAATTAATGGCAATGGTCGGGGGACATCCGGCACTAGTAAATTTAGCTCTCTATCATCTGAGTCGAAACGAGGTAACTCTGTCGCAACTACTAGAAACTGCTCCCACTGCTAGCAAAATTTATTCAAATCATTTGCAGCGTCACTGGGCAACCTTGCAAAAACAGCCTGAGTTAGCACAAGCTTTTGATAACGTTCTGAATGCCAATGAAGCTATTTTCTTAAATCCCATCCTTACTCACAAATTAAGCAGTATGGGGTTGATTAAACTTTCTGGATCTGAAGCGATCACAAGTTGTGAATTGTATCGGCGATTTTTTACGAAAAAAGAGCAGCATTTGGCGTTGCAGAATCAAAATATGAATTAG